One Azoarcus sp. DN11 DNA segment encodes these proteins:
- a CDS encoding cytochrome c3 family protein, whose amino-acid sequence MNSLLASGFRHALTFVVCMLSVVGGMAPAGAQQANIAQTKHNLSTSGTGTVKSTSESQICVFCHTPHAANASAPAPLWNRTLSTATYTPYTSNSLDAQTIFGALSQPGGSSKLCLSCHDGTMAIGTVGVLGGKANVSITMTGTGTGGTMPTGLGATTGFTRNLGIDLRNDHPISFTYNDTLAATDGELRRMDAQQRYPAGTGTVIGVRKAGYKPLLPLQPTGTAGAGQVQCTTCHDPHLNVPKFLRLNRLQVSNPAGGEFNASADQICLGCHNKLGTAWAQSSHASQTIGDETYKTDAANVREFLAGGKASIQVWEAGCLNCHDTHTVQGSRRLLREGVLGSSGGVGTGTYKLGWASTSNPNSVSAIEETCYQCHTTSANSVVNTATGAVPDIKTEFSLLRHMPIVTSEQASGVETHDIKNSDFVEDRTTLGQLSNTNRHAECTDCHNPHRLTRNNLFTTLGDNAKRTHVPGGLDGTPSSTGNGNIASGVLRGTFGVEPVYSGTSFFSLPNSYTDKKGDGGTGASTAVSSPWVTREYQICLKCHSDYAYQDDNVYPSSTRRPQLGTTTNLTPSNPDGVRTNYTSYTNQAREFQPNNALTNTGAGASYQAGNHRSWHPVIAVTGRPVAQRNNMDPNAFLAPWNANVGNQTMYCTDCHGSNASGITAPLITPDSGVWGPHGSQNNFLLKRPYDQNTGSDSTGLCFRCHDAARYATPSSDNLGQTGFSTTIGKDGHAIHFTRIGRMRCNWCHVAIPHGWKNKSFLVNLNDIGAEAGQSGSQEVAINASTDTYSVGPYYRNAKAKIINFRENTSWADTDCGSSLKSGTSLIANSQGGTTNLTNPGSGKNWMTSTCASPP is encoded by the coding sequence ATGAACAGTCTCCTCGCAAGCGGTTTCCGGCACGCACTGACGTTCGTCGTGTGCATGCTGTCCGTCGTGGGCGGCATGGCACCGGCCGGGGCACAGCAGGCGAACATCGCCCAGACAAAACACAACCTGTCCACATCCGGCACCGGCACCGTCAAGTCGACTTCGGAAAGCCAGATCTGCGTCTTCTGCCACACGCCGCACGCGGCCAACGCCAGCGCTCCGGCCCCCTTGTGGAACCGCACGCTCTCCACCGCCACCTACACGCCCTACACCTCCAACTCGCTCGACGCCCAGACGATCTTCGGCGCGCTGTCGCAGCCGGGCGGCAGTTCCAAGCTGTGCCTGTCCTGCCACGATGGCACGATGGCGATCGGGACGGTCGGCGTGCTCGGCGGCAAGGCCAATGTCTCGATCACGATGACGGGTACCGGCACGGGCGGGACGATGCCCACCGGGCTGGGCGCGACGACCGGCTTCACGCGAAATCTGGGCATCGACCTGCGCAACGACCACCCGATCTCCTTCACGTACAACGACACGCTCGCGGCCACCGACGGCGAATTGCGGCGCATGGATGCGCAACAGCGCTACCCGGCCGGCACCGGCACCGTCATCGGCGTCCGCAAAGCGGGCTACAAGCCGCTCCTGCCCTTGCAGCCGACGGGCACGGCCGGCGCCGGCCAGGTCCAATGCACGACGTGCCACGACCCGCATCTGAACGTGCCGAAATTCCTGCGTCTGAACCGGCTCCAGGTCAGCAACCCGGCGGGCGGCGAATTCAACGCGTCGGCAGACCAGATCTGCCTTGGCTGCCACAACAAACTCGGCACGGCCTGGGCTCAGTCCTCGCACGCGTCGCAGACCATTGGCGACGAAACCTACAAGACCGATGCCGCGAACGTGCGCGAATTCCTCGCAGGCGGGAAAGCGAGCATCCAGGTGTGGGAGGCCGGCTGCCTCAACTGCCACGACACCCACACCGTGCAGGGCTCCCGGCGGCTGCTGCGCGAAGGCGTGCTCGGCAGCAGCGGCGGCGTCGGCACGGGTACCTACAAGCTCGGCTGGGCTTCGACCTCGAATCCCAACAGCGTCTCGGCCATCGAGGAAACCTGCTACCAGTGCCACACGACCTCGGCCAACAGCGTCGTGAATACCGCCACCGGCGCAGTCCCCGACATCAAGACCGAATTCAGCCTGCTCCGGCACATGCCGATCGTCACGAGCGAACAGGCGTCGGGCGTCGAAACGCACGACATCAAGAACAGCGACTTCGTCGAGGACCGCACGACGCTCGGCCAGCTCAGCAACACCAACCGCCATGCCGAATGCACGGATTGCCACAACCCGCACCGCCTGACGCGCAACAACCTGTTCACCACCCTGGGTGACAACGCCAAGCGCACCCACGTGCCAGGCGGCCTCGATGGCACGCCATCGTCCACCGGCAACGGCAACATCGCCTCGGGCGTGCTGCGCGGCACCTTTGGCGTCGAACCGGTCTATAGCGGCACCAGCTTCTTCTCCCTTCCCAACAGCTACACGGACAAGAAAGGGGACGGCGGCACGGGCGCCTCCACCGCCGTCAGCAGCCCCTGGGTGACGCGCGAATACCAGATCTGCCTGAAATGCCATTCGGACTATGCCTATCAGGATGACAACGTCTATCCCAGCAGCACCAGGCGCCCGCAACTGGGGACCACGACCAACCTGACTCCGTCCAACCCCGACGGCGTCCGCACCAATTACACCAGCTACACCAACCAGGCGCGCGAGTTCCAGCCCAACAACGCACTCACCAACACCGGCGCCGGTGCCAGCTACCAGGCCGGCAACCACCGCTCCTGGCACCCGGTGATCGCCGTCACCGGCCGCCCCGTCGCGCAGCGCAACAACATGGACCCCAACGCGTTCCTGGCGCCGTGGAACGCCAACGTCGGCAACCAGACCATGTACTGCACCGACTGTCATGGCTCCAATGCCAGCGGCATCACGGCGCCGCTGATCACACCGGACTCCGGCGTGTGGGGTCCGCACGGCTCACAGAACAACTTCCTGCTGAAACGTCCCTATGACCAGAACACCGGCAGCGACAGCACCGGTCTCTGTTTCCGCTGTCATGACGCGGCCCGCTATGCGACTCCCTCCAGCGACAACCTTGGCCAGACCGGGTTTTCGACGACGATAGGCAAGGACGGCCACGCCATCCATTTCACCCGGATCGGGCGCATGCGCTGCAACTGGTGCCATGTCGCGATTCCACACGGCTGGAAGAACAAGTCCTTCCTGGTGAATCTCAATGACATCGGTGCCGAGGCAGGGCAAAGCGGCAGCCAGGAAGTCGCCATCAACGCCAGCACCGACACCTATAGCGTGGGTCCCTACTACCGCAACGCGAAGGCCAAGATCATCAATTTCAGGGAGAACACCAGTTGGGCGGACACCGACTGCGGGTCTTCCCTGAAAAGCGGCACCAGCCTCATCGCGAACAGCCAGGGCGGCACAACCAACCTCACCAACCCGGGATCGGGCAAGAACTGGATGACGAGCACGTGCGCCAGCCCGCCATGA
- a CDS encoding aminotransferase class I/II-fold pyridoxal phosphate-dependent enzyme: MIPRRRIPLEWADLADALRALRDSSDAAAVRVAAFEHAFAVEVGVPHAVATASGRDALGLILDGMGLGAGDELVIPAYTLGELVPLVQARGIVPVPADVDPDTFNMTADSVAARIGARTRAIFVVHLLGAPCDIRGICALAEARGIPVIEDCAHAFGARVDGRPVGSFGRAALFSLEATKAVAAFGGGILATADDGLAAAVRSRVAGRARREWPPVRKMLLKLVEELAVRSPAYAVAARLMFSPHSAGGFDRLYRRAHDRVRGRAAAFSGFQARLGLRRLARSAARRQHLNAQWEALARSLPARFRVQRRSECGEPAFYNFVARFDGDIAALRAAAQRRGLDLGIGGEVMDDTAAMLGFTDCPGAAAAAAQAVLIPLYDGLSARRLRRTADILDRLAKELE; this comes from the coding sequence GTGATCCCGCGGCGGCGCATTCCGCTGGAGTGGGCGGATCTCGCGGACGCGCTGCGCGCGCTCCGGGATTCGTCCGATGCCGCCGCGGTGCGGGTCGCGGCCTTCGAGCATGCCTTCGCGGTCGAAGTCGGCGTGCCGCACGCGGTCGCCACGGCGAGCGGCCGCGACGCGCTCGGCCTGATCCTCGACGGCATGGGACTGGGCGCGGGCGACGAACTGGTGATCCCCGCCTACACGCTGGGCGAACTGGTGCCGCTGGTGCAGGCGCGCGGCATCGTGCCGGTGCCGGCGGACGTCGATCCCGACACCTTCAACATGACCGCCGACAGCGTCGCGGCACGCATCGGAGCGCGCACGCGGGCGATCTTCGTCGTGCATCTGCTCGGCGCGCCGTGCGACATCCGCGGCATCTGCGCGCTGGCCGAAGCGCGCGGCATCCCGGTGATCGAGGACTGCGCGCACGCGTTCGGCGCGCGCGTCGATGGCCGCCCGGTCGGCAGCTTCGGCCGCGCGGCGCTCTTCAGCCTGGAGGCGACGAAGGCGGTCGCGGCCTTCGGCGGCGGGATCCTGGCGACGGCGGACGACGGTCTGGCCGCGGCGGTGCGGTCGCGGGTCGCGGGCCGTGCGCGGCGCGAATGGCCGCCGGTGCGCAAGATGCTCCTGAAGCTCGTCGAGGAGCTCGCGGTGCGCAGTCCGGCGTATGCGGTCGCGGCGCGCCTGATGTTCTCGCCGCACAGCGCGGGCGGTTTCGACCGCCTGTATCGCCGGGCGCACGACCGGGTACGCGGCCGCGCGGCGGCGTTCAGCGGTTTCCAGGCGCGGCTGGGGTTGCGCCGGCTCGCCCGCTCGGCCGCGCGCCGGCAGCACCTCAACGCGCAATGGGAGGCGCTTGCGCGCAGCCTGCCGGCACGCTTCCGTGTGCAGCGCCGCAGTGAATGCGGCGAGCCGGCCTTCTATAATTTCGTTGCGCGCTTCGACGGCGACATTGCCGCCTTGCGCGCCGCGGCGCAGCGCCGCGGACTCGATCTGGGCATCGGCGGCGAGGTGATGGACGATACGGCGGCGATGCTGGGTTTTACCGACTGCCCCGGCGCAGCGGCCGCGGCGGCGCAGGCGGTGCTGATCCCGTTGTACGACGGGCTGTCGGCGCGGCGGCTGCGGCGCACGGCCGACATCCTCGACCGGCTCGCGAAGGAACTCGAATGA
- a CDS encoding glycosyltransferase family 9 protein: MVGPEAMRRIDRWLGVPVCAALSGVRRIVRRWRKGAPGGEQAVRRVLFVQLAESGSMVLADPAMRALTARSGAQAYCLTFAHNRGSLAIAGTVPPERVFAIRTASPGALIADTWRFLREVRRARIDAIVDLELFSRLTAALCLLTGVRRRAGFHRFGGVGLYRGDLYTHPLAFNPQLHMAQNYLMLVEVLFADGAPPAPRVPAAMLVPRVRRREVGAAELSAVKRRLAQLAGAEIGRRRLILVNANASAMLPQRRWPQAHFVALVRAALGRHADVRVLLIGGEDDRATTAAIAAQVADPRCVDVAGRFALGELPALFTLGTVLVSNDSGPAHFAAVTALPVIALFGPETPVLFRPLGDATVISAGLACSPCVHAGNQRRTRCTDNQCMQRIPVAEVFGALCRVLDAREAATARSGTLAEVGA, encoded by the coding sequence ATGGTCGGCCCTGAGGCGATGCGTCGCATCGACCGCTGGCTCGGCGTGCCGGTGTGCGCCGCGCTGTCCGGCGTGCGGCGGATCGTGCGGCGGTGGCGGAAGGGGGCGCCCGGGGGCGAGCAGGCGGTGCGGCGCGTGCTGTTCGTGCAGCTTGCCGAATCGGGGAGCATGGTCCTCGCCGATCCGGCGATGCGTGCGCTGACGGCGCGCAGCGGCGCGCAGGCGTACTGCCTGACCTTTGCCCACAACCGCGGCAGCCTGGCGATCGCCGGCACGGTGCCGCCCGAGCGCGTGTTCGCGATCCGGACCGCCTCGCCCGGCGCGCTGATCGCGGATACCTGGCGATTCCTGCGCGAGGTGCGGCGGGCGCGCATCGACGCGATCGTCGATCTCGAACTGTTCTCGCGCCTGACGGCGGCGCTGTGCCTGCTGACCGGCGTGCGCCGCCGTGCCGGGTTCCACCGCTTCGGCGGGGTCGGCCTGTATCGCGGCGATCTGTACACGCATCCGCTCGCGTTCAACCCGCAGCTGCACATGGCGCAAAACTACCTGATGCTGGTCGAGGTGCTGTTCGCCGACGGTGCGCCGCCCGCGCCGCGCGTGCCGGCGGCGATGCTGGTGCCGCGCGTCCGGCGGCGCGAGGTCGGTGCCGCGGAGCTGTCGGCCGTGAAGAGGCGTCTGGCGCAGCTTGCCGGTGCCGAAATCGGCCGCAGGCGCCTGATCCTGGTGAATGCCAACGCGAGCGCGATGCTGCCGCAGCGGCGCTGGCCGCAGGCGCATTTCGTGGCGCTGGTGCGCGCGGCGCTCGGGCGTCATGCCGACGTGCGCGTGCTGCTGATCGGGGGCGAGGACGACCGGGCGACGACCGCGGCGATCGCGGCGCAGGTCGCGGATCCGCGCTGCGTGGATGTCGCCGGGCGGTTCGCGCTCGGCGAGCTGCCGGCGCTCTTCACGCTGGGGACGGTGCTGGTCAGCAACGACTCGGGGCCGGCGCATTTCGCGGCGGTCACGGCGCTGCCGGTGATCGCGCTGTTCGGCCCGGAGACGCCGGTCCTGTTCCGCCCGCTGGGGGATGCGACCGTGATCAGCGCGGGGCTGGCCTGCTCGCCGTGCGTGCATGCGGGCAATCAGCGGCGCACGCGCTGCACGGACAACCAGTGCATGCAGCGCATCCCGGTCGCCGAGGTGTTCGGCGCGCTGTGTCGCGTGCTCGACGCGCGCGAGGCGGCGACGGCGCGAAGCGGCACGCTCGCGGAGGTCGGGGCGTGA
- a CDS encoding diguanylate cyclase, translating into MSESLTQTDIPVGNAQASLVYSLVAQSPALIAIRGNDGCYLYANDAFAQMLGLPAESLPGRHEDDVLNTAGNRTALRIGGDAATSVTRGEEDATVGERSGRFLVTRFPLRATDGETIAAGMIATAIGSRTGTAANPAGHAEARHAELLHALERMERLAYTDRLTGAWNRRHLEDAALLEMSRAVRHGHAASLLVLDVDHFKEINDQFGHTAGDYVLIELVRRIRGVIRRADTVTRWGGEEFIVLAPDTPLREAEQLAHKLCTCVAEAQLSSARPITVSIGVAEYRCGEGLDHWLARADRAMYRAKNAGRNRVVLDPFTALAEDGTRQACSPVQLIWRDSYCCGSERVDRQHQQLFEHANRLLHAVVSHAARDEILEAMKVLIEDIGTHFEDEERLHESIGFPARDAHAAEHGRLLDRAGRLFRHARDNAEIPVADVFQFLAYDVIAQHLVGADRQYFPYL; encoded by the coding sequence ATGAGTGAATCCCTGACCCAAACCGACATCCCGGTCGGGAATGCTCAAGCGTCCCTCGTGTATTCGCTCGTTGCCCAGTCGCCGGCGCTGATCGCCATTCGCGGCAACGACGGCTGCTACCTCTACGCGAACGACGCTTTCGCGCAGATGCTGGGCCTGCCCGCCGAATCCCTGCCGGGCCGCCACGAAGACGATGTCCTCAACACGGCCGGCAATCGCACGGCCCTGCGCATCGGCGGCGACGCCGCCACCAGCGTCACACGCGGCGAGGAGGACGCCACCGTCGGGGAGCGGTCGGGCCGCTTCCTCGTCACGCGTTTCCCGCTGCGCGCCACCGACGGCGAGACGATCGCCGCGGGGATGATCGCCACCGCGATCGGCAGCCGCACGGGGACCGCCGCCAACCCTGCCGGGCATGCCGAGGCGCGTCACGCCGAACTGCTGCACGCCCTCGAACGAATGGAGCGCCTCGCTTACACCGACCGGCTGACCGGCGCGTGGAACCGCCGCCACCTGGAAGACGCCGCACTGCTGGAAATGTCCCGTGCCGTACGCCACGGCCATGCGGCGTCGCTGCTCGTGCTCGATGTCGACCACTTCAAGGAGATCAACGACCAGTTCGGTCACACCGCAGGCGACTACGTGCTCATCGAACTCGTGCGCCGCATCCGCGGGGTCATCCGCCGCGCCGATACGGTCACGCGTTGGGGCGGTGAAGAATTCATCGTGCTCGCTCCCGACACGCCGCTGCGCGAAGCCGAACAACTCGCACACAAGCTGTGCACATGCGTCGCCGAGGCGCAATTGTCGAGCGCCCGGCCGATCACCGTCAGCATCGGGGTCGCCGAATACCGCTGCGGCGAAGGCCTGGATCACTGGCTGGCACGCGCCGACCGCGCGATGTACCGGGCCAAGAATGCGGGGCGCAATCGCGTCGTCCTCGACCCGTTCACCGCCCTGGCGGAAGACGGCACGCGCCAGGCCTGCTCGCCGGTGCAGCTGATCTGGCGCGACAGCTACTGCTGCGGCAGCGAGCGCGTCGACCGCCAGCACCAGCAGCTCTTCGAACACGCCAACCGGCTGCTGCATGCCGTCGTCTCGCATGCCGCGCGCGACGAAATCCTCGAAGCGATGAAAGTCCTGATCGAAGATATCGGCACACACTTCGAGGACGAGGAGCGCCTGCACGAAAGCATCGGCTTCCCCGCACGCGACGCGCACGCGGCCGAACACGGACGGCTGCTCGACCGTGCCGGCCGGCTGTTCCGGCACGCCCGGGACAATGCCGAGATCCCGGTGGCGGACGTCTTCCAGTTTCTTGCCTACGACGTCATCGCGCAGCACCTCGTCGGCGCCGACCGACAGTATTTCCCGTACCTCTGA
- a CDS encoding radical SAM protein: MNGDVHPVVVLRIDREARRHTGHPRHLHPALDLKYVQARLESALKVPVPLFDGWLADFSVAAFVAQVLALRPRVAVIRAVTWCLDESVQVAAALRAAGIVTIAVGQQVQHVARTGFAGWDDAYDLAVAGEPEEAAPRLVLRVLAGADVAALRDESRQRIASGAIALVAAPDVLPWPQVARDELTAYAFPFPVRGRPVSRWAYVLTAWGCPRPCRHCTAIVRKSVGRDLRVRTVDAVVDEVLALKDAGAQAIAFEDDSLLVHRARFLQLADALVRRGVGLPWMANARPDELDADRVAAASESGAVLLKVGVDSGSARLIERLGKTADGAGWITATESAFERLDRAGIGSVALFMVGMPDETEEDAEDTLALARRIRPDYLQMQIYRPYPDVPLWGELPRQVRTHGADYHYLTPASSCSRIPPAALAALQRRFYRTFYLRPGFVARHLARHWRHYLSSAGLARAPGALAYLLRGA; this comes from the coding sequence ATGAACGGTGACGTGCATCCTGTCGTCGTACTGCGCATCGACCGCGAGGCGAGGCGCCATACCGGCCATCCGCGCCACCTGCATCCGGCGCTAGACCTGAAATACGTGCAGGCCCGGCTGGAGTCGGCGCTGAAGGTCCCGGTGCCGCTGTTCGACGGCTGGCTGGCGGACTTCTCCGTTGCGGCCTTCGTCGCGCAGGTGTTGGCGCTGCGCCCGCGCGTCGCGGTGATCCGCGCCGTGACCTGGTGCCTGGATGAGTCGGTACAGGTGGCGGCGGCGCTGCGTGCCGCCGGCATCGTCACGATCGCGGTCGGCCAGCAGGTGCAGCACGTCGCGCGCACGGGCTTCGCCGGCTGGGACGATGCCTACGACCTCGCCGTCGCGGGCGAACCGGAGGAGGCGGCGCCCCGCCTCGTGCTGCGGGTGCTGGCCGGCGCAGACGTGGCGGCCCTGCGGGACGAGTCCCGGCAGCGCATCGCGAGCGGCGCAATCGCGCTCGTCGCGGCGCCGGACGTGCTGCCGTGGCCGCAGGTCGCGCGCGACGAGCTGACGGCCTACGCCTTTCCGTTCCCGGTGCGCGGGCGCCCGGTGTCGCGCTGGGCTTACGTGCTGACGGCGTGGGGATGCCCGCGTCCCTGCCGTCACTGCACGGCGATCGTGCGCAAGAGCGTCGGGCGGGATCTGCGCGTGCGGACCGTCGATGCGGTCGTCGACGAGGTGCTCGCGCTGAAGGACGCGGGCGCGCAGGCGATCGCCTTCGAGGACGATTCGCTGCTGGTGCATCGCGCGCGCTTCCTGCAGCTGGCCGATGCGCTGGTGCGGCGCGGGGTCGGACTGCCGTGGATGGCGAATGCGCGTCCCGACGAACTCGACGCCGATCGCGTCGCGGCGGCGTCCGAGTCGGGGGCGGTGTTGCTCAAGGTGGGCGTCGACAGCGGTTCGGCACGCCTGATCGAGCGTCTGGGCAAGACCGCCGATGGGGCGGGCTGGATTACGGCGACCGAGTCGGCGTTCGAACGCCTCGACCGCGCGGGCATCGGCTCGGTGGCGCTGTTCATGGTGGGCATGCCGGACGAGACCGAGGAGGACGCGGAGGACACGCTCGCGCTGGCGCGGCGCATCCGCCCCGATTACCTGCAGATGCAGATCTACCGTCCGTATCCGGACGTGCCCCTGTGGGGCGAGCTGCCCCGGCAGGTGCGCACGCATGGCGCGGACTACCATTACCTCACACCGGCGAGCAGCTGCAGCCGCATCCCGCCGGCGGCGCTCGCCGCCTTGCAGCGGCGCTTCTACCGCACTTTCTATCTGCGCCCGGGCTTCGTCGCGCGGCATCTCGCGCGCCACTGGCGGCATTACCTGTCGAGCGCCGGGCTGGCGCGCGCGCCCGGCGCGCTCGCCTACCTGCTGCGCGGCGCCTGA
- a CDS encoding DUF2249 domain-containing protein yields the protein MSDLPMFDNAIFPFDARGVAKRFRHAAIFGALESLEDGETMRFVNDHDPLPLLGQIQQRYGSQVTIEYVAREPGNIVIDFRIQLQPRDAESTPAQAQAPARQGGGCGGGGGGCGCSGH from the coding sequence ATGAGCGACCTTCCCATGTTCGACAACGCGATCTTTCCCTTCGACGCCCGCGGCGTCGCCAAACGCTTCCGCCACGCGGCGATCTTCGGCGCCCTCGAGTCGCTCGAGGACGGCGAGACGATGCGCTTCGTGAACGATCACGACCCCCTGCCGCTGCTCGGCCAGATCCAGCAGCGCTACGGCTCGCAGGTCACAATCGAGTACGTCGCGCGCGAACCGGGCAACATCGTCATCGACTTCCGCATCCAGCTGCAGCCGCGCGACGCCGAATCGACGCCGGCGCAGGCCCAGGCACCGGCCCGCCAGGGCGGTGGCTGCGGCGGCGGTGGCGGCGGCTGCGGCTGCTCGGGCCACTGA